Genomic segment of Geminocystis herdmanii PCC 6308:
AAATAAAGCTGATTTAGTTGGTAAAACTGGCATCCGCAAAATTATTAATCAAATTGATCAAAATTTGTTTGATTCTATTATTCAAGTAGTGGAAACAGGAAAACCTTTAGCCACAGATTTATTTTATCAATATGATTCTTTGAAATATTGGTTTCACTTTATTGCGGTAAAATTAGGTGATGGTTGTGCTATTACCGTAAAAAATATTACCAGTCGAAAAGAAACAGAATTAGAGTTAAAAAAAATTAATTTAGATTTAGAAACTTTTTCTCGTAGTGTTGTCCATGATTTAAGAAATTATATTAATAATATTAATTTTGCTGGTACTTTATTAGCCGAAGAAATTCAATTAAATGGCTCTGATAATGAAAAAGAATTAATTGACATTGTTAATGTTTCTTGTGAGCGAACTATGGCTATTTTACAAGGGATAAATCAGTTGTCACAATTAAACTCTGAGCCGATTCAACCTATTCCTTTTAATCTTTCTAAATTAATCACAGAAATTTTAAATTATCTTCAGAGTAATCAGCCGAGAATTAATCTTATCACTACTATTCAAGATAATATTACCGTTATGGGCGATCGAAAATTAATCAATGTTGCCATCGAAAATTTAATAAAAAATGCGTGGAAATATACTCAAGAAAATGAACAAACTATTATCGAATTTGGGGAAATTAAATTCACAGAAAAATTATGGACTGAAAAAATAAAATTGGGGGATTTTTCTAGTTTTCAATTTAAAAATAAAAACATCTATTTTATTAAAGATAATGGTATCGGTTTTAATCCGGAATTGATAGATCAATTATTCGTTCCTTTCAAGAAGTTACACAAAAGTTCTTCCTATGAAGGAACTGGTATTGGTTTATCTATTGTACAAAGAATAATTGAACTTCATCATGGAGTTATTTGGGCAGAATCAGAATTAAATCAAGGGGCAACTTTTTATTTTATTCTTGGTATAGAATAATTAGAGAGAAGAAGATTGCTTCCTTGTCTCCATTGGGACATTATAATTATAAGGTTCGATCGAACTTCCTTTCACCTATAATTAATGACTATGGATTTAAAAGCACTTATTCGAGATATACCCGATTTTCCGCAACCCGGTATCATTTTTCGTGACATAACAACTTTACTGCGCAATCCTCAAGGTTTAAAGTATGTCATCGATAGTTTATCAGTACAAACAGAAAAATTAGATATATTACCAGACTATATCATCGGCATTGAGTCCAGAGGATTTATTTTTGCTCCCGCTTTAGCCTATCATCTTGATGCTGGTTTTGTGCCTGTGCGCAAAAAAGGCAAATTACCCGCCAAAGTTCACTCGATCGAGTATGATTTAGAATATGGTACTGATATATTGGAAATTCATCAAGACGCTTTAACTCCTGATGCCAAAGTCATGATAGTTGATGACGTTATCGCTACGGGAGGCACGGCAAAAGCTACCGCCGACTTATTAACTCGCATTGGTTGTAATATTGTCGCCTGTGGTTTTATTGTGGAATTAGAAGGTTTACAAGGTAGAAAAAAATTACCAGATATACCGATGATTAGCTTAGTTAAGTATAGTTAATAGTTATAGGGTATTGGGGTGTTGGGGTATTGGGGAAACTTTTTAATTCTTAATTTTTAATCATGAATATTAGTAACGTAAAATCATTACCCATTGGGGGAATTGAAGACAATAAATTTGATTATCAAGAGGTTTGGTATCCTCTTTTTTTTATAGAAGATTTAGATAAAAACAAACCTAATTCTTTTACTTTATTAGAAGAAAAATTAGTTATTTGGTGGGATAAAAGTCAAGAAAAATGGTGCGTATTTGCAGATAAATGTCCCCATAGATTAGCACCCCTTAGCGAAGGTAGAATTAATGAAGATGGTTTACTTGAATGTCCTTATCATGGGTGGACTTTTTCTCATGATGGAAACTGTCAATTAATCCCTCAACAAGTAATAGGAAATAATGCCGAAAAATCTCCCCGTAGTTGTGTTAAATCCTATCCTTGTACGGTAAAACATGGGTTATTATTTGCCTATGCAGGAAATCCTAATAATGCTTTTTTAACTCCTTTACCTGTTATCGAACCTTTAGCAGAAAATGAAGATAATTGGGTGATATTAAATACTTTTAGGGATATTCCCTATGATGCTTTAACTTTGTTAGAAAATGTGTTAGACTCTAGCCATATTCCCTACACTCATCATGGTTCAGTGGGAAATCGATCGAACGTTTCACCTGTAGAATTAGAGGTTATTAGTGCCGATAAACAGGGTTTTAAAGGGGTATGGCAAGAAGGACCAAGAAAGGGTAAATTAGGTACACAATACACAACTTTTGTCGCTCCAAATTTAATGTGGCACGACTTGACATCAAAACAATTTGGGAGGACAATGACGGTAGTTTATGCCACGCCTATTAGTAAGGGAAAATGTCGCTTATTTGCCTTATTTCCTTTTCAATTTTCTTCTAAAATACCGCAATTTTTTATTAAAATAACTCCTCGTTGGTATTCCCATATTAATCAAAATGCTATCCTTGAAGATGACCAAATTTTTTTACATTATCAAGAGAGATTTTTAGCAGAATTAGGAGGTAGTAAAAAGTTTGCCCAAGCCTATTATTTACCCACCAAAGCCGATTTATTTGTTAGTGAATTAAGAAAATGGGTTAATAAATATACTGATGAGTTATTCCCTAATCAATCTTTTCCTGATACTCCTAATCATGATATTTTATTAGAAAGATATTATTCCCATACCGAAAAATGTGGCAGTTGTCGTCAAGCCTTAAAAACTATCAAAAATATTCGTTTGACTTTGTTGATTTTTACTGCTAGTTTATGGTCAATAACTCCTTTAATTTCTCTCTATATTAATAGTTTACCTTCTTTGGTTTCGATCGTATCTTCTTCCGTAAGTATCCTTAATTTATTGCTTTATTTATACTTAGGTAAACTAGAGAAAAAATTTTATGAAGGACAGTCGATCGCACCAAGAAATATATAAAATAAGGGAAAATGTAGTGATGACAAAGCGGTAGAATTTAAGCAACTTTTTCTTTTAAAATACTAGGGATTGGTAAAGTTTCTCCCGATAGTTGATAATCCTCAATTAATAATTCTAAAACTTCGATTCCATTTTTAAGGGCTTCCTCATAAGTATCACCATGGGTGCGCCATTGTTGCCCTTTAAAATCAGGAAAACCAACTAAGTAACAATTATCAATAT
This window contains:
- a CDS encoding adenine phosphoribosyltransferase, with product MDLKALIRDIPDFPQPGIIFRDITTLLRNPQGLKYVIDSLSVQTEKLDILPDYIIGIESRGFIFAPALAYHLDAGFVPVRKKGKLPAKVHSIEYDLEYGTDILEIHQDALTPDAKVMIVDDVIATGGTAKATADLLTRIGCNIVACGFIVELEGLQGRKKLPDIPMISLVKYS
- a CDS encoding type II toxin-antitoxin system HicB family antitoxin, with product MDNLKYKMVIKWSDIDNCYLVGFPDFKGQQWRTHGDTYEEALKNGIEVLELLIEDYQLSGETLPIPSILKEKVA
- a CDS encoding aromatic ring-hydroxylating dioxygenase subunit alpha, coding for MNISNVKSLPIGGIEDNKFDYQEVWYPLFFIEDLDKNKPNSFTLLEEKLVIWWDKSQEKWCVFADKCPHRLAPLSEGRINEDGLLECPYHGWTFSHDGNCQLIPQQVIGNNAEKSPRSCVKSYPCTVKHGLLFAYAGNPNNAFLTPLPVIEPLAENEDNWVILNTFRDIPYDALTLLENVLDSSHIPYTHHGSVGNRSNVSPVELEVISADKQGFKGVWQEGPRKGKLGTQYTTFVAPNLMWHDLTSKQFGRTMTVVYATPISKGKCRLFALFPFQFSSKIPQFFIKITPRWYSHINQNAILEDDQIFLHYQERFLAELGGSKKFAQAYYLPTKADLFVSELRKWVNKYTDELFPNQSFPDTPNHDILLERYYSHTEKCGSCRQALKTIKNIRLTLLIFTASLWSITPLISLYINSLPSLVSIVSSSVSILNLLLYLYLGKLEKKFYEGQSIAPRNI
- a CDS encoding sensor histidine kinase, encoding MTKNNNQNKRDILIVDDLADNLRVLSQILVEKNYQVRKAINGKTAIRATQVSPPDLILLDIKMPEMNGYEVCQILKSNKITAEIPIIFISALDDTLDKIKAFEVGGVDYITKPFHVEEVVARIETQLIIQRQKKQLQQEIKQRKYAEEILHQSRAVLSSVLNSSLDGILAIQAIRNISTGEIIDFRCLIVNPVIAKVFGKNKADLVGKTGIRKIINQIDQNLFDSIIQVVETGKPLATDLFYQYDSLKYWFHFIAVKLGDGCAITVKNITSRKETELELKKINLDLETFSRSVVHDLRNYINNINFAGTLLAEEIQLNGSDNEKELIDIVNVSCERTMAILQGINQLSQLNSEPIQPIPFNLSKLITEILNYLQSNQPRINLITTIQDNITVMGDRKLINVAIENLIKNAWKYTQENEQTIIEFGEIKFTEKLWTEKIKLGDFSSFQFKNKNIYFIKDNGIGFNPELIDQLFVPFKKLHKSSSYEGTGIGLSIVQRIIELHHGVIWAESELNQGATFYFILGIE